The following are encoded in a window of Crocosphaera sp. UHCC 0190 genomic DNA:
- the pipX gene encoding transcriptional coactivator PipX has product MSNEIYFNHPTFGLLYRVCVLDDNQELFTTLYAQRLFFIVTTTQQNTSLEPISRSDARLLVEKRLRNLRRLGTTQDYKDFYDMYKQSFP; this is encoded by the coding sequence ATGAGCAACGAAATTTATTTTAATCATCCTACCTTCGGACTCCTCTATCGTGTGTGTGTACTTGATGATAACCAAGAATTGTTTACGACACTGTATGCTCAACGGTTATTTTTTATTGTCACAACAACACAACAGAATACATCGTTAGAACCAATTAGTCGCTCTGATGCTAGGCTATTAGTAGAAAAGAGGTTGCGTAATCTGCGCCGTCTAGGGACAACCCAAGATTATAAAGATTTCTACGATATGTATAAGCAGAGTTTCCCCTAA
- a CDS encoding YggS family pyridoxal phosphate-dependent enzyme produces MTISQNLDHIHPQIPASVRLVAVSKQMPVEAIKEAYDAGIRDFAESRLQEGLEKQAQLQEYNDICWHFIGHLQTNKAKKVLEHFHWIHSVDSLNLAQRLDELAAKSSIYPQVCLQVKILPDPNKYGWQVTELWEDLPKLEALQHLKIEGLMTILPLGLSEKDCLETFGKTRELAKTITEKSSLKLEHLSMGMSNDYLLAIQKGATMIRLGRIIFGDRN; encoded by the coding sequence ATGACGATTTCCCAAAACCTTGACCACATTCACCCTCAAATTCCGGCCTCAGTTCGTCTTGTTGCTGTTAGCAAACAGATGCCTGTTGAGGCAATTAAAGAAGCTTATGATGCTGGTATTCGGGATTTTGCTGAGAGTCGTCTTCAAGAAGGGTTAGAAAAACAGGCACAGTTACAGGAATACAATGATATTTGTTGGCATTTTATTGGTCATTTACAAACAAATAAAGCCAAAAAGGTGTTAGAACATTTTCATTGGATTCATTCTGTGGATAGTCTTAACTTGGCACAGCGTCTTGATGAGTTAGCCGCCAAATCTTCTATTTATCCTCAAGTTTGTTTACAAGTTAAAATTTTACCTGACCCGAATAAATATGGGTGGCAGGTTACAGAACTTTGGGAAGATTTGCCGAAGTTAGAAGCTCTGCAACACCTGAAAATTGAAGGTTTGATGACGATTTTACCTTTGGGTTTATCAGAAAAAGACTGTTTAGAAACCTTTGGCAAAACAAGAGAACTGGCGAAAACTATTACAGAAAAATCTTCGTTAAAATTAGAACATTTATCCATGGGAATGTCTAATGATTATTTACTCGCTATACAAAAGGGGGCAACAATGATACGTCTGGGAAGAATTATTTTTGGTGATAGAAATTGA